Part of the Candidatus Eisenbacteria bacterium genome is shown below.
AGATCCAGAAGTTCGTGCAGAGGGAGTACTGGACGATCGACGCCGACCTCGCGAGCCCGAAAGGCGACGTCTTTCGCGCCCGCGTTCAGAAGAAGGGCGGCGAGAAGCTCGCGCTCGAGAACGAGGCGCAGGCGAAGGCGGAGGCCGCGGCGCTCGGTAAGGAGCGCTTCGTCGTTTCCAACATCCGCACCCAGGAGAAGAAGCGGAATCCGCTCCCGCCGTTCATCACGAGCACGCTCCAGCAGGAGGCGTTCCGGCGCTACAAGTACAGCGGACAGAAAACGATGGTGATCGCCCAGCAGCTCTACGAGGGGATCGACGTCGGATCAGAAGGGTCGACGGGATTGATCACCTACATGCGTACCGACTCGACCCGCGTCTCGCCGGACGCGCTCGCCGAGGTGCGCGACTTCATCCGGTCGCAGTTCGGGGACGCCTATCTCCCGGCCGAGCCCCGGCAGTACCGCTCGAGGGAGACATCACAGGATGCCCACGAATCGGTGCGGCCGACGTCCGTCCTGCGCACGCCGGCCTCGGTGAAGAGCCATCTGGACCATGACCAGTATCGGATCTACGAGCTGATCTGGCAGCGCTTCGCCGCCTCGCAGATGAACCCGGCCCTGGTCCTCACGACGACCGCCGAGATCACCGCGGGTTCCTATCTCCTGCGCGCGTCGGGGAGCCGCGTGCTCTTTGACGGCTTCGCGCGGGCCTATTCGACGACCCTGATCGAGGAGACGGGCCCTGAGGCGAGCAAGCTTCCGACGCTCGCAGTGAACGACGCGCTCGCCATGAAGGAGATTCTGCCCGAGCAGCACTTCACCGAGCCCCCGCCCCACTACACCGAGGCGACGCTCGTCAAGACGCTCGAGGAGAAGGGAATCGGGCGACCGAGCACCTACGCGACGATCGTCAGCACGATCCTGAGCCGCGACTACGTGACGCGGGACCGCGGGAAGCTCGTGCCTACCGAGCTCGGCATGACGGTCTGGAAGCTTCTCGGCAAGATGTTCTCGGACGTGTTCGACGTGGAGTTCACGGCCCGGCTCGAGGGCCAGCTCGACCGGATCGAGACGGGGAAGGACGCCTGGACCGACGTCGTGTCGGGCTTCTACACGCCGTTCCAGAGCGATCTCACGAAGGCGGAGTCCCAGCAAGAGAAGGTCCGCGCCTCCCTCGTCCAGGAGACCGAGACACCGTGCCCGAAGTGCGGCTCGAAGATGGTGAAGAAATTCGGGAGGAGCGGCCCGTTCCTGGCGTGCCCGCGATATCCCGAGTGCAAGGCGACGATGCCGCTCGAGGAAGAGGGCGTGCCGGCCGAAGCGCCGCCCACGGCGCTCTGCCCGATCTGCGGGAGCGCGATGCGGGTCCGGACCGGTCGCTTCGGCAAATTCCTCGCTTGCTCGACATATCCCGAATGCAAGGGGACCCGGCCATTCACGCTCCAGATCGCGTGCCCGAAGTGCGTGCAGGGCGAGCTGGTGGAGCGGCGGACCCGGCGCGGAAAGCCGTTCTACGGATGCAGCCGCTATCCCGAGTGCGATTTCGCGATCTGGGATCGTCCCGTGAAGCAGAAGTGCCCGAATTGCGATTCGCCGATTCTCGTCCAGAAGCACACCAAGTCGAAGGGCGACTTCCTCCAGTGTCCGAAGTGCAAGACCCGTGTCGAAACCGAGTCGACGGAAGCGCTGAGTGGAACGCTGGATCGCTGATTACCTCCGCCACCTCGAGGAGCACCGCCGCTGCTCGAGCGCGACGGTGCGCGCCTATCGGGACGAGCTCAACCGGCTCAACGCGTTCGCCCGGTCGCGCCTCAAGCGGGCGGCCCGCGTCCCGGAAGACCTGACGCCGGAGCTGGTCACCGCGTACGCCGCGGCCCGATCGCTCGAGCGGACCGACGCGAAGCGGCCCATCGCGGCGCGGACGCTCGCGCGATCGCTCGCCGCGGTGCGCTCCTTCCTCCGATTCATGGAGCGGCGCGGACACCCGACCGCCACGACGCGCGGCGCCTTGCCGCGCGTGTCCTTGCCCCAGACGCTGCCTGCCTCGATCTCGGAGACGGCTCTGAACGCCCTCCTCGATGACCTCGCGGGGAGGATCCCTGCGGACGACTCCCGCTCGCTGCGCGCCCTCGCGACCGTCGAGTGCCTCTACGGCGCGGGACTCCGCGTGGGAGAGCTGGCCGGGCTCACCCGGAACCGGCTGGACGAGCGGCGCCACCTCGTACGGGTCCTGGGAAAGGGAAGCCGCGAGCGCGTCGTCCCCGTGAGCCGGCGCGCCGTGGCGGCGCTCCATCGCTACTGGGCCGCCTTGGGACGTGTGCCCGAGCCCGCGGAGGCGCTCCTACCGGGGGCGCGCGGGCGAGGCGTGACGGCGCGGACGCTGGAGCGCGACGTGACGGCGATCCTGGGCCGCCTGGGCCCTAGCGCCGCGACGCACGCCCACGCGCTCCGCCACAGCTTCGCGAGCCACCTCCTCGACCGCGGCGCCGATCTGAGGGCGGTCCAGGAGCTGCTCGGCCACCAGAACCTCGCCACCACCCAGATCTACACGCACGTCACGCGGCGCCGCCTCAAGGCGGCCTACTCTCGGGCCCACCCGCGGGCGTGAGCAAGCCGCGGCCGCGGAAACCACCACCCAGGGGGCGCGACGCATGAATCCGGACCTTTTGTCGTTTGTCGATCTGACCCGGGCCGACGTCGACCGGCTCTTCTCGGTCGCGGCCAAGCTCAAGGCCGACCTCCGCGCGGGTCGAAAGCACCAGGAGCTGGCCCAGAAGTCCCTGGCGCTCATCTTCCACAAACCCAGCCTCCGCACCCGGCTGTCGTTCGAGGTCGCGATGACGCAGCTGGGCGGGGAATCGGTGTTCATCACCGATCGCGAGATCGGGATCGGCTCCCGCGAGCCGGTCCAGGACGTGGCGAGGGTCCTCTCCGGCTACGTCGACGGGATCATGATCCGGACGTTCGATCACCAGCTCGCCGTGGGCCTCGCGCGCCACGCCAGCGTGCCGGTGATCAACGGGCTGACCGACTGGCTCCACCCCTGCCAGGTCCTCGCCGACCTCTTCACGCTCTACGAGAGGAAGATAAACCTCGACCGCATCGTCGTCGCCTACATCGGTGACGGAAACAACGTGGCCAACTCCTGGGTGGAGGCGGCCGGGCTCTTCGGGCTCACCGTCCGGATCGCATGCCCCGAAGGTTACGATCCCGACCGGAACCTGATCGCGCAGGTGGAATCGGCGGGGCGGGGGAAGATCGAGATCCACCGATCGCCGGCCGCTGCAGCGGAGGGGGCCGACGTCCTCTACACGGACGTCTGGGCGAGCATGGGCCAGGAGGCGGAGCGCGAACGGCGTCTCCCGATCTTCCGTCCCTACCAGATCAACGCCGAGCTGCTCCGCCGCGCGAAGCCGGGCGCGGTCGTGCTCCACTGCCTCCCGGCCCACCGGGGCGAGGAGATCACGGACGACGTTATGGAGGGGCCGCAATCGGCGGTATTCGATCAGGCCGAGAACCGGCTCCACCTCCAGAAGGCGATTCTCTACCTGTGGCTCGGCAAGTCAGCCGCTCCTCGGAAAACGAAGACAACGAAGGCGAAGAAGAAGCCGACGGCCGCGAAGGGACGCCGGCGCCGGTGAGAGGTCGGATCCTCCTTGCCGCCGCGGCGATCCTGATCGGCGGCGGTCTCGGGGGATGCGCCCGCTCCATCTTCCCCCCCGGGGGTCCGATCGACGTCATCGCTCCCCGCGTGATCGCGGCGGCGCCTCCCGACAGCGCGGTTCGGTTGCCGGTCGACTCGCCGGTCGAGATCACGTTCTCGGAGACGATGGACCGGACGACCGTCCGCGACGGGTTTCGAATCTACCCGCCCGTGGGACGGCAGACCTTCGATTGGAGCGGGCGGAGGGTCCGGGTCGTGTGGGATCGGCCGCTCTCCGAGCGCACGACCTACATCGTTCTCCTGAGCGGGACGATCCGCGACGCGCGGAGCGTGCCGATGAGGAACGCGGTGACGCTCCACTTCAGCACGGGCGATTCCCTCGACCGGGGAAGGATCTCGGGAGTGCTGCGGGCGAAGACGCTTCGGCGGGCCGGAGTTCCGATCCTCGCGTTCCCGGACTCGCTGGGGCCGCGCCCCGACACGATGGAGGTCGTTCCCACCTACGCGACCGAGACCGACACCGGGGGTGTTTACTCGCTCGGAGGTCTCCCCGCGAATCGCGGGTTCACGGTCCACGCGTTCTACGATCGCAACTCGAACGGGTCGATCGATCCCGAGACCGATCTGATCGTGAGCTACCCCTCTCCGATCCGCTTGACGCCGGAGAGGATGGAAGCCGATAGTATTAATATCGTCGCGGTCGATCCCAAGGCGCCGGCGATCCTGAGCGGAAAGATCGTCACGCCCGACTCCACCGCGCGCTTCCGTATCGAGGCGGTCGAGACGACGGACTCGACGCTCTTCCGGCGGGTGGAGCGCGTTGGCCCGGGCGCGTACGCGGTCCGGGTACCGGCGGGGACGTACCGGCTGTCGGCGACGCGGTTGCCCGCGGCCGAAGACGAGAAGCCGGGACCCACGTTCCGGCGCGACGAGCCGGTCGAGGCGAAGCCCGAGGAGGAGTACGGTCCGTTCGAATTCGATTTCAGCTCCGTACCTGCCCGGGAGCGGGCCGCGCCTCCTCCCGAGTAACGAGGACTAGAGCATGACCGATCCCAAGACCATGTTCGAAGGAGTCGGCGTCGCGTTGGTGACGCCGTTCCGAAAGGGAGCCGTGGACGCCACGGCCCTCGCGCGCCTGACCGAGCACCTGGTCGAGAAGGGAATCCGCTCGTTCTATCCCTGCGGCTGCACCGGGGAAGCGACCTCGCTGACACGGGAGGAGCGGGCGCGCGTGATCGCGGCGGTGATCGAAGCGGCGAAGGGAAAGGCGTCGGTGATCGCCGGGACGGGAACCGCGACCACCGACGAGACGATCGAGCTCTCCCGCGAGGCGATCCGGCTCGGCACGGACGGCGTGATGGTGATCACGCCCTACTCCTGCCGCCCGACTCAGGAAGGGCTCCTGGCCCACTATCGGGCCGTCGCCGACGCGATCGACCGCCCGATCGTTCTCTATAACGTTCCCTCGCGAACCGGGGCGTCGATCACGCCCGAGACGGTCGCCCGTTTGGCCCAGCACCCCCGCATCGCGGCCATCAAGGAGGCGAGCGGATCGCTCGACCAGTCGAGCGCGATCCGCACGCTCTGCGACATCGCCGTGCTGTCCGGGGACGACTCGCTCTATCTCCCGCTCCTCGCGGTCGGCGCGCGCGGCGTCGTCTCGGTGGCGGGGCACCTGATCCCGGCCGAGCTGGTCGCGATCCACCGCCATTTCCGCGCCGGGCGCGTTCAGGACGCCGAGGAGATTCATCGCAAGTATTTCCCGCTCTTGCGCGCGCTCTTCATCGAGACGAATCCCGGCCCCTTGAAGCACGCGCTGGAGCGGCTTGGATTCACCGCCGCGGAGCTTCGCCTCCCGCTCGTCCCCGTTCGCCCCGATACGGCCACCGCCATCGACCAGACGCTCGAGAAACTCGGCCTTCGCGCGCCCGCGCGCGCGGCCGGCTGACCCCGGGCGTGGCCGAAGTTCCGCTTCTCCTCTACGGCGCGACCGGCCGGATGGGGCGCGCCGTGCGCGAGTGCATTCCCGAGTTCCCGGAGCTCCGTCTTCGAGCCTGCGTCGCCCCGCGAAAGCCGACGGCGGCCCCTGCTTCGGGGGGCACGAGCTGGTTGACGCCGGATGAGCTTTCGAAGGATGCGTCGCGCAGCGGGCTCCCGGACGATCTGGTGATCCTCGACTTCAGCCTGGCCGCGGGCACGGCGCGGCTCGTCGAGATCCTCTCGGAGTGGCCGCACGCGCTCGTGGCCGCCACGACCGGGTTGGACGCGGCCACCGAATCGCGGCTGACGGCGCTCGCGACGCGGGCGCCGGTGCTCCGGGCGCCTAATCTGAGCCTCGGAATCGCCGTCGCGCAGGCACTTCTCCGCGCGCTTCCGCCTGCAGCGCGCGGGGTCTTCCAGGCGGAGATCGTCGAGCACCACCACGGCACGAAGAAGGACGCGCCGAGCGGCACCGCGAAGGCGCTTGCTGCGCTCTTGCGTGGCCCAGCGGAGGGAGGGGGAGCGGGGCCGCAAGCACGGGAGATCCCGATCCATTCGATCCGCGGGGGGACCGTCCCGGGCACGCACCGCGTCGTCCTGAGCGGCGCGGGGGAGACGCTCGAGATCGTTCACACGGTCTACGACCGCTCGGTCTTCGCGCGCGGCGCGCTCCGTGCGGCGCGCTTCCTCCACCGCCGCGCCCCGGGGAGCTACACGATCGACGACGTGCTGCGGGAAGGGGGCGCGTGAATAGGGCCCTGTTGGCCGTGATCCTTGTCGCCGGGGTCGCGACGCTTGGCTTCATCGGGAGCGTGCTCTGGCGGGTCTTCCGGCCGGTCAGATTCCACTTGGACGCCGTTTTGGACCGCAGGCATGTGGCTCCGGATGCGGTGGAGAGGCCGCCGGCGTTGTCGGACGATGAGACCCGGGCCCTGGATCGACTGTCGAGCAGGGGATTGTCCCAACCGTACACCGCGGCCGATATGGATTCTCTGAAAGCGATTTGGGCGGTTGTCGAGAAGAGGACAGGGAAGAATGTGTCCGAGAAGGGGGCGCGGAATTACGCCGGAGGGTTGCGCGAAGCCTATAACTACCTCGACGAATTCCAGAATTGCCTGCTCGCCTCCTGGGACTCCAGAATGCCGGTGACCACGCCCAAGCTTCTTGCCCTGAGAAAGCGGGTGGTAGAGGGCAACATGGCGCCTCGCGAAAAGGTGTCATCGGATTCGAGTTTGATCCACGAAGCCGCCACACGAACTGTGAGGAACCCCCGGACCGGCATGAGGATGCCCATGCCTCGTGAAGGCATCGTCCGGATGCTGCTTCGCATCGAGCAACTACGGCGGAACGTAGACTTCCTGGACAGCGCTCTCGCGGCAACGCCGACCAGATAGGCGTTGCTCTATGCGTTTCTCGCAGGCATTCATCCCCACGCTCAAGGAAGATCCGGCCGACGCCGAGCTCGTCAGCCACAAGCTGATGATCCGGGCGGGGCTTCTCCGCAAGCTCGCTGCGGGGATCTACAGCCTGCTGCCGCTCGGTTGGCGTGTGACGCGGAAGGTCGCGCAGGTGATCCGCGAGGAGATGGATCGCGCGGGATGCCAGGAGCTCAACCTGCCGATCCTCATGCCGGCGGAGCTCTGGATGGAGACGGGGCGGTGGGAGAAATACGGCCCCGAGCTCTTCCGCATCCGCGACCGGCACCAGCGCGACTTCGTCCTCGGCCCGACGCACGAGGAGGCGATCACCGACCTCGTGCGGAACCACGTCCGCTCGTACCGCGACCTCCCGATGAACCTCTATCAGATCCAAGACAAGTTCCGGGACGAGGTGCGGCCCCGGTTCGGGGTCATGCGCGCCCGGGAATTCTCCATGAAGGACGGCTACAGCTTCCACGCGGACGACGCGTCGCTCGCCGAGGGGTACGAGCGGATGCGCCAGGCCTACACGGCCGTCTTCCGGCGCTGCGGCCTAGCGTTCGTCGTCGTGGAAGCGGACTCCGGCGCGATCGGAGGCGATGTGAACCACGAGTTCATGGTCACCGCGGATTCCGGCGAGTCGCAGATCTTCTCGTCGGCCTGCGGGTACGCGGCCTCCTCGGACAGCGCGAAGTACGCGATGCCCAAGCCAGCCACGGAGCCGGAAGGGAAGCTGGAACCGAAAGAGACGCCCGGTAAGAAGTCGGTCGAGGACGTTGCGGCGTTCCTGGGCGTCGCCTCCGACCGTCTCCTCAAGTCGCTCGTCGTCTTCGCGGGGAGCGAGCCGGTGCTCGCCGTCGTTCCCGGCGATCGGGACCTGAACGAGGCGAAGCTCGCACGGTATCTCGGGGGAGTGCCCATCCGCCTCGCCACAGGGACCGAGATCGAGCAGCTCACGGGCGGGGCGCTCGGCTTCACGGGGCCGGTTGGAATCGAGGCCAAGATCCGGACGATCTTGGATGAGGCGATCGCGGAAGGACGTAACTACGTCACCGGCGGGAACAAACAGGACGTGCACCTCTTGAACGTGAGGGTCGGCCGCGACGTGAAGGGCAAGGAGCGGGCCGATCTTGGGACGGCGCGCGCCGGCGATCGATGCCCGCGCTGCGGGGACGAGATGCGGGTCAGCCGCGGAATCGAGGTCGGTCACGTGTTCAAGCTCGGCACGCGGTATTCCGAGCCGATGGGGGCGAAATACCTCGACGCGGCGGGGGCGGAGCGGACGATCACGATGGGGACGTACGGAATCGGCGTCACGCGGACGGTCGCCGCGGTGATCGAGCAGCTCCACGACGACAATGGGATCGTCTGGCCGTTTTCGATCGCGCCGTTCGCGGTCCACGTGGTCGCGGTGAATCTGAAAGACGAGCCCACCCGCACCACCGCGGAATCGATCTACGAAGGGCTGTCGGAGCGGGGGATCGAGGTGCTCTACGACGACCGGGATGAGCGGCCGGGCACCAAGTTCAAGGACGCCGACCTTCTCGGCATGCCGCTCCGGGTGACCGTGGGCGAGAAGGGCCTCAAGGACGGGATCGTCGAGCTGAGGGACCGGCGCAGCGGGGAGGTCGAGCGCGTGCCGGTCGGCGAGGCGGTGGAGCGGTGCGAGCGCCGCGTGAAGGAAGAGCTTAAGAAGCTTTCTTCCCAGCCCGGTTGATCATCAGCGCGAGGCGGGACTTCCTCCGATTCGCGACCGCCTTCGGGATCACGCCCTTCCGAACGGCCCGGTCGAGCTTGGAAACCGTGAGCCTTGCAACCTCTTTATCGGCGGGCTTTTCCTGGGCTTTCTTAAGCAGACTCTTAATCTCCGACTTGATCGATGTGTTCCGGATCCGGTCGCGCTTGGCGGTGCGGATCCGTTTGATCGCTGACTTGTGATGCGGCATTCATTCCTCCGGAAAGGGTTGAGGACACGCCATCGAAGTCCGTTAGGCTAGAGGACTTCCGCCCTCCTGTCAAGGGAGCCGGGCCCGCGTGATATAATGCCGCGATGCCATCGCGCTCCTCAAATCAGCGCGGCGACGCTCCTCCCCCTCTCCAATCCGACGATCCGGTCTCGATCGACCTGAAGCGCGCGATCGCGGCCCTCCCGGCCCAGCCCGGCGTCTACCTGTTCCGGGACCAGCGGGGGGATCTTCTCTACGTCGGAAAGGCGAAGCGGCTGGATCAGCGGGTCCGCTCCCACTTCCAAGACCCCGCCGCCATCGGTGCCAAGCAGGTCGCCCTCATCCGCCGCGTCGCGAACGTCGAGTTCATCGCGGTCGACTCGGAGATCGACGCGCTCATTCTAGAGTCGACGCTCGTTCGGGAGCAGCAGCCCCCGTACAACATCCACCTCAAGGACGACAAACGGTATCCCTACATCCGCGTCTCGTGGCAGGAGCCGTATCCCCGGCTCTCGATCGTCCGCCGCGTGGAGAAGGACGGGGCACGGTACTTCGGCCCCTACACCGAGGTGAAGGAGCTGCGCCAGCTCCTCCGAATGACCCAGACGATCTTTCCCATGCGGTCGTGCTCCGACATCGACGCCCACATCGCCGCGCGGCGCGAATGCCTCGAGTTCCACATCGGCCACTGCACCGGGCCCTGCATCGCGGCCCAGTCGCACCAGGAATATCGCGCGATGGTGGACCAGTTCTGCGAGTTTCTCGCGGGGCGCCGTGAGGAGGTCGTCGGGAAGCTCCGCGGGTGGTTGAGCGAGGCGTCGGAGCGCCGTGAATACGAGCGAGCGGCGAAGCTGCGCGATCAAGTGCGGCGGCTGGAATCGGTGCTCGCGCGCCAGCGGATGGTGGACGTGAGCGGCTCTTCGGTGGACGTGCTGGGACTCGCGCGGCAGGGAGAACGCTGTGCCGTCGTGGTGCTGCGCGTGCGGGAGAGAAGGGTCGTGGCGCGTGAAGTGCGGTGGCTGCGCGGGGGCGCCGCCGCCGGGGAAGCCGATCTCCTTCGCGCCTACGTGACCCTGGCGTACACCAGCGCGGCGTCGATCCCCGAGACCCTGGTGGTGGAGACCGATCCGGAGGAAGCGGAGCTGGTTCGGGCGTTTCTCTCCAAAGTCGCGGAGTCGCCGGTGCGCGTGCGCCAGCCCCGCGACGCCGCGGAGCGCGCGCTGCTGCGTACCGCGCGGCGGAACGCGGCCATCCTCGTCTCCCGCGGACGGGAGAGCAAGGGGCGGGCCTTGGAGGGAATCGCGGCCGACGAGGCACTCGAGCTCCAACGCACGCTCCACCTCGAGCGGATGCCCCGGCGGATCCGCTGCTTCGATGTGTCGCAGCTCTTCGGAACCCACGTCGTAGCGTCCATGGTGACGTTCGTGGACGGGCAGCCGGCGAAGAACGAATACCGGCGCTACCGGATCCGGACCGTCGAGGGCCAGGACGACTTCGCGTCGATCGCGGAGGCGGTCGCGAGGCACGCGGTCCGCGTGCGCGAAGGGGAGATTGCACCCGCGGACCTGGTGCTGATCGATGGGGGAATGGGGCAGCTCCACGCGGCCACCCAGGCCGCGGCGGGCTCTCCCCTGGCCAACGTGCCCTTCGTCGGGCTCGCGAAGCGTCTCGAGGAGATCGTTCAAGTGGGGACCGAGCCGCTCCGGCTTTCGCGTCGGTCGCCCGCGCTCAAGCTCCTCCAGCGGATTCGCGACGAGGCCCACCGATTCGCGATCACGTATCACCGGTCGCTCCGCGGCCGGGCCGCCCGCACGTCCACCCTCGAGCGCGTC
Proteins encoded:
- the uvrC gene encoding excinuclease ABC subunit UvrC, coding for MPSRSSNQRGDAPPPLQSDDPVSIDLKRAIAALPAQPGVYLFRDQRGDLLYVGKAKRLDQRVRSHFQDPAAIGAKQVALIRRVANVEFIAVDSEIDALILESTLVREQQPPYNIHLKDDKRYPYIRVSWQEPYPRLSIVRRVEKDGARYFGPYTEVKELRQLLRMTQTIFPMRSCSDIDAHIAARRECLEFHIGHCTGPCIAAQSHQEYRAMVDQFCEFLAGRREEVVGKLRGWLSEASERREYERAAKLRDQVRRLESVLARQRMVDVSGSSVDVLGLARQGERCAVVVLRVRERRVVAREVRWLRGGAAAGEADLLRAYVTLAYTSAASIPETLVVETDPEEAELVRAFLSKVAESPVRVRQPRDAAERALLRTARRNAAILVSRGRESKGRALEGIAADEALELQRTLHLERMPRRIRCFDVSQLFGTHVVASMVTFVDGQPAKNEYRRYRIRTVEGQDDFASIAEAVARHAVRVREGEIAPADLVLIDGGMGQLHAATQAAAGSPLANVPFVGLAKRLEEIVQVGTEPLRLSRRSPALKLLQRIRDEAHRFAITYHRSLRGRAARTSTLERVPGLGPKRRALLLRQFGSVARLKRQPLGTIAAVPGIGERMAARILEVVGASGGAE
- the topA gene encoding type I DNA topoisomerase — protein: MRGAAAKRKGSAAGKAAARVAATNGKPARNGRNLVIVESPAKARTIQKYLGAGFEVKASNGHVRDLPKSKLGVEIENGFEPSYILIKGKAKIVKDLKASAHRASTVYLAPDPDREGEAIAWHLAETLGSDASKIQRLAFYEITKRGIEAALLSPRTIDMQKVHAQQARRVLDRLVGYKVSPFLWKTIRYGLSAGRVQSVALRLICEREDEIQKFVQREYWTIDADLASPKGDVFRARVQKKGGEKLALENEAQAKAEAAALGKERFVVSNIRTQEKKRNPLPPFITSTLQQEAFRRYKYSGQKTMVIAQQLYEGIDVGSEGSTGLITYMRTDSTRVSPDALAEVRDFIRSQFGDAYLPAEPRQYRSRETSQDAHESVRPTSVLRTPASVKSHLDHDQYRIYELIWQRFAASQMNPALVLTTTAEITAGSYLLRASGSRVLFDGFARAYSTTLIEETGPEASKLPTLAVNDALAMKEILPEQHFTEPPPHYTEATLVKTLEEKGIGRPSTYATIVSTILSRDYVTRDRGKLVPTELGMTVWKLLGKMFSDVFDVEFTARLEGQLDRIETGKDAWTDVVSGFYTPFQSDLTKAESQQEKVRASLVQETETPCPKCGSKMVKKFGRSGPFLACPRYPECKATMPLEEEGVPAEAPPTALCPICGSAMRVRTGRFGKFLACSTYPECKGTRPFTLQIACPKCVQGELVERRTRRGKPFYGCSRYPECDFAIWDRPVKQKCPNCDSPILVQKHTKSKGDFLQCPKCKTRVETESTEALSGTLDR
- a CDS encoding 4-hydroxy-tetrahydrodipicolinate synthase is translated as MFEGVGVALVTPFRKGAVDATALARLTEHLVEKGIRSFYPCGCTGEATSLTREERARVIAAVIEAAKGKASVIAGTGTATTDETIELSREAIRLGTDGVMVITPYSCRPTQEGLLAHYRAVADAIDRPIVLYNVPSRTGASITPETVARLAQHPRIAAIKEASGSLDQSSAIRTLCDIAVLSGDDSLYLPLLAVGARGVVSVAGHLIPAELVAIHRHFRAGRVQDAEEIHRKYFPLLRALFIETNPGPLKHALERLGFTAAELRLPLVPVRPDTATAIDQTLEKLGLRAPARAAG
- the rpsT gene encoding 30S ribosomal protein S20 produces the protein MPHHKSAIKRIRTAKRDRIRNTSIKSEIKSLLKKAQEKPADKEVARLTVSKLDRAVRKGVIPKAVANRRKSRLALMINRAGKKAS
- the argF gene encoding ornithine carbamoyltransferase, yielding MNPDLLSFVDLTRADVDRLFSVAAKLKADLRAGRKHQELAQKSLALIFHKPSLRTRLSFEVAMTQLGGESVFITDREIGIGSREPVQDVARVLSGYVDGIMIRTFDHQLAVGLARHASVPVINGLTDWLHPCQVLADLFTLYERKINLDRIVVAYIGDGNNVANSWVEAAGLFGLTVRIACPEGYDPDRNLIAQVESAGRGKIEIHRSPAAAAEGADVLYTDVWASMGQEAERERRLPIFRPYQINAELLRRAKPGAVVLHCLPAHRGEEITDDVMEGPQSAVFDQAENRLHLQKAILYLWLGKSAAPRKTKTTKAKKKPTAAKGRRRR
- the dapB gene encoding 4-hydroxy-tetrahydrodipicolinate reductase — protein: MAEVPLLLYGATGRMGRAVRECIPEFPELRLRACVAPRKPTAAPASGGTSWLTPDELSKDASRSGLPDDLVILDFSLAAGTARLVEILSEWPHALVAATTGLDAATESRLTALATRAPVLRAPNLSLGIAVAQALLRALPPAARGVFQAEIVEHHHGTKKDAPSGTAKALAALLRGPAEGGGAGPQAREIPIHSIRGGTVPGTHRVVLSGAGETLEIVHTVYDRSVFARGALRAARFLHRRAPGSYTIDDVLREGGA
- a CDS encoding proline--tRNA ligase, whose protein sequence is MRFSQAFIPTLKEDPADAELVSHKLMIRAGLLRKLAAGIYSLLPLGWRVTRKVAQVIREEMDRAGCQELNLPILMPAELWMETGRWEKYGPELFRIRDRHQRDFVLGPTHEEAITDLVRNHVRSYRDLPMNLYQIQDKFRDEVRPRFGVMRAREFSMKDGYSFHADDASLAEGYERMRQAYTAVFRRCGLAFVVVEADSGAIGGDVNHEFMVTADSGESQIFSSACGYAASSDSAKYAMPKPATEPEGKLEPKETPGKKSVEDVAAFLGVASDRLLKSLVVFAGSEPVLAVVPGDRDLNEAKLARYLGGVPIRLATGTEIEQLTGGALGFTGPVGIEAKIRTILDEAIAEGRNYVTGGNKQDVHLLNVRVGRDVKGKERADLGTARAGDRCPRCGDEMRVSRGIEVGHVFKLGTRYSEPMGAKYLDAAGAERTITMGTYGIGVTRTVAAVIEQLHDDNGIVWPFSIAPFAVHVVAVNLKDEPTRTTAESIYEGLSERGIEVLYDDRDERPGTKFKDADLLGMPLRVTVGEKGLKDGIVELRDRRSGEVERVPVGEAVERCERRVKEELKKLSSQPG
- a CDS encoding tyrosine recombinase XerC; the encoded protein is MERWIADYLRHLEEHRRCSSATVRAYRDELNRLNAFARSRLKRAARVPEDLTPELVTAYAAARSLERTDAKRPIAARTLARSLAAVRSFLRFMERRGHPTATTRGALPRVSLPQTLPASISETALNALLDDLAGRIPADDSRSLRALATVECLYGAGLRVGELAGLTRNRLDERRHLVRVLGKGSRERVVPVSRRAVAALHRYWAALGRVPEPAEALLPGARGRGVTARTLERDVTAILGRLGPSAATHAHALRHSFASHLLDRGADLRAVQELLGHQNLATTQIYTHVTRRRLKAAYSRAHPRA